In the genome of Deinococcus sp. QL22, one region contains:
- a CDS encoding IS5 family transposase, translated as MRARTYSTDTSDAEWVLLEPLIPAPKPGGRPARIARREIMDAIFYVKRGGVSWRLLPVDFPHWKTVYDYFRQWKQSGLWESINDALRAQVREAEGRNAVPTAGIVDSRSVKTSQKGGSEGTTVARKSTDENII; from the coding sequence ATGCGTGCGCGAACGTATTCCACGGACACCAGCGATGCCGAGTGGGTGCTGCTCGAACCCCTCATTCCTGCGCCCAAACCCGGTGGGCGTCCCGCTCGTATCGCTCGCCGCGAGATCATGGATGCGATCTTCTACGTGAAACGAGGTGGGGTGTCCTGGCGCTTGTTGCCCGTTGATTTTCCCCACTGGAAGACGGTGTATGACTATTTTCGACAATGGAAGCAGAGCGGGCTGTGGGAGAGCATTAATGATGCCCTCCGAGCTCAGGTGCGCGAAGCAGAGGGGAGAAATGCGGTGCCCACAGCAGGAATCGTCGACTCGAGGAGCGTGAAAACCTCGCAAAAAGGGGGGTCCGAGGGTACGACGGTGGCAAGAAAGTCAACGGACGAAAACATCATCTGA
- a CDS encoding transposase, with amino-acid sequence MVDTLGLLLRVKVLPANITDREGSQQLLQELRQNQPQMKLHLFADGGYTGKWEGWVKTTLGYTVEIVQRSDANTRGYWLPEGQKLTEEQIKTFRGHRGFVVIKKRWVVERSFAWLSFDRRLNREYDLLPETTEAFIQLSFIRRMIRRLAALAQQNAVST; translated from the coding sequence ATCGTCGATACCCTGGGCCTCCTGCTCAGGGTCAAGGTTCTACCCGCAAACATCACCGACCGAGAAGGCAGCCAGCAACTCCTGCAGGAGTTGCGTCAAAACCAGCCCCAAATGAAACTCCACCTCTTTGCCGATGGTGGATACACAGGCAAATGGGAAGGCTGGGTCAAAACGACCCTCGGCTACACCGTAGAGATCGTGCAGCGCTCCGACGCCAATACCCGTGGGTATTGGCTCCCAGAGGGGCAGAAACTGACCGAGGAGCAGATCAAAACCTTTCGTGGGCACCGCGGCTTCGTGGTGATCAAGAAGCGCTGGGTGGTGGAGCGCAGCTTCGCGTGGCTGTCCTTTGACCGTCGACTCAACCGTGAATACGACCTCCTGCCCGAGACGACCGAGGCATTCATCCAGCTCTCCTTCATCCGTCGTATGATTCGCAGACTCGCTGCTCTTGCCCAACAGAACGCAGTTTCTACCTGA
- a CDS encoding ROK family protein — MLPAALPAAAFIAPLLTPDQREVLHAVLWMDHPSRLHLCEALGFSKSKLTSLVGMLLEEHLIEEGEVQPSSGGRRALGLRLNRALGVVVGIDLGATHAQVSLSDLTTRQLCSAYVAIEVGRGPGPVLANIVPLIDDLLTGQGLTRAHVLGLGMGVPGPVEFETGLLISPPLMPNWEGFNLRAYFADLFAAPLAVDNDVNLMALGELHHARRQALGAAHTPGAVRSRWPGQENFIVVKLGTGIGAGIILRGEVFRGADGAAGDIGHISVDAAGPRCSCGNVGCLEALAGAPSIVREARAAAEEGRSPMLAALLEVAPDAFSTREVALAARQGDPIANDILQLAGTRVGQVIAGLINFMNPSQVLLSGGVAQVGPLLLASVRQSVYARSLPLSTRKLRIDYAALGVGAGLRGASVLAIERALLTEVNT, encoded by the coding sequence ATGCTTCCGGCAGCTCTTCCGGCTGCGGCCTTCATTGCTCCCCTCCTCACCCCCGACCAGCGGGAAGTGCTGCACGCCGTCTTGTGGATGGATCACCCGTCACGTCTTCATCTGTGTGAAGCGCTGGGATTTTCTAAGTCCAAACTGACCAGCTTGGTCGGCATGCTGCTGGAGGAGCACTTGATCGAAGAAGGCGAGGTGCAGCCGTCTAGCGGTGGGCGGCGGGCGCTGGGGTTGCGGCTGAACCGGGCGCTCGGCGTGGTGGTGGGCATCGATTTGGGGGCCACCCATGCCCAAGTTTCGTTGTCTGACCTGACCACCCGCCAGCTGTGTTCGGCGTATGTGGCGATAGAGGTGGGCCGCGGGCCGGGGCCGGTGCTGGCCAACATCGTGCCGCTGATCGACGATCTGCTGACCGGGCAAGGCCTGACCCGCGCCCACGTGCTGGGCCTCGGCATGGGCGTGCCCGGCCCGGTGGAATTTGAAACGGGCCTGCTCATCAGTCCCCCGCTGATGCCCAACTGGGAAGGCTTCAATCTCCGCGCCTATTTTGCTGACCTGTTCGCTGCGCCGCTGGCCGTCGACAACGACGTGAATCTGATGGCGCTGGGTGAACTGCACCATGCCCGCAGGCAGGCTTTGGGAGCGGCCCACACGCCCGGCGCGGTGCGGAGCCGCTGGCCAGGCCAGGAAAATTTCATCGTCGTCAAGCTGGGCACTGGCATCGGCGCGGGCATCATCCTGCGCGGCGAGGTCTTCCGGGGAGCCGACGGCGCGGCGGGTGATATCGGGCACATCAGTGTGGACGCGGCAGGCCCGCGCTGCTCGTGCGGCAATGTGGGCTGCTTGGAGGCGCTGGCGGGCGCGCCCAGCATCGTGCGGGAGGCCCGCGCCGCCGCTGAGGAGGGCCGTAGCCCCATGTTGGCCGCCCTGCTGGAAGTTGCCCCCGACGCCTTCAGCACCCGCGAAGTGGCGCTGGCGGCCCGGCAAGGCGATCCCATCGCCAACGATATTTTGCAACTGGCGGGCACGCGGGTCGGGCAGGTCATCGCCGGGCTGATCAACTTTATGAACCCGTCTCAGGTGCTCCTTTCGGGCGGCGTGGCGCAGGTGGGGCCGTTGCTCCTGGCCAGCGTGCGCCAGAGCGTGTATGCCCGCAGTTTGCCCTTGTCTACCCGCAAGCTCCGAATAGATTATGCCGCGCTGGGCGTGGGGGCTGGGCTGCGCGGAGCATCGGTGCTGGCCATAGAACGGGCGCTGCTGACCGAGGTGAATACGTGA
- a CDS encoding sugar ABC transporter ATP-binding protein codes for MPTAADNAAAPDWISFENVSKSFGPVEVLRDVSFGIRRGEVHALLGENGAGKSTLMKMLGGYHAPSSGQVRLGGQPVHFRSSRDAEAEGIVLIHQEFNLAEDLTVAQNIYLGHEPGGFLIDDAAMRRGAAEALARLSITLDPRTLVRHLSVPQKQLVEIAKALSRSARVLIMDEPTATLTLHETNTLLALIRQLRDSGVTVLYISHKLDEVGRIADRVTVLRDGGYVTTKDAADLSQQQMANLMVGRELEDMFPAQVPPQPQERLRVTGLSVPGWSRDLSFGVRAGEVLGFAGLVGSGRTESFEGLFGLRPHTVVSVQVDGQQRRIRNPRDAARAGLVYLSEDRKGKGLLVDFALTPNLTLMTLEVYATPLLDVQAEKTAMVRAAQEHHIRTGRLDVTASSLSGGNQQKLALARILERHPDVIVLDEPTRGVDVGAKREIYHLIHGLAAAGKAVIVISSELPELLGLCHRLLVMHEGRLVGNLSGAALNEQEVIQYVTGLKKDDPAPTNQDPQEPPHVHA; via the coding sequence ATTCCGACTGCCGCCGACAATGCCGCTGCCCCGGACTGGATCAGCTTCGAGAACGTCTCCAAGAGCTTTGGCCCCGTCGAAGTGTTGCGGGACGTGTCGTTTGGCATCCGGCGGGGCGAGGTTCACGCGCTGCTGGGCGAAAACGGCGCGGGCAAAAGCACGCTGATGAAGATGCTGGGTGGCTACCACGCGCCCTCGTCCGGTCAGGTGCGGCTAGGCGGCCAACCCGTTCACTTCCGTTCCAGCCGCGACGCCGAAGCCGAGGGCATCGTACTGATCCACCAGGAATTCAATCTGGCCGAAGACCTGACCGTGGCGCAGAATATCTATCTGGGCCACGAACCCGGCGGATTCCTGATCGATGACGCGGCCATGCGGCGCGGCGCGGCAGAGGCGCTGGCCCGCCTGAGCATCACCCTCGATCCGCGCACGCTGGTACGGCATCTCAGCGTGCCGCAAAAACAGCTGGTCGAAATTGCCAAAGCCCTGTCACGGAGCGCCCGTGTGCTGATCATGGATGAACCCACCGCCACGCTGACGCTGCACGAAACCAATACGCTGCTGGCGCTGATCCGGCAACTGCGGGATTCGGGCGTAACGGTGCTGTACATCAGCCACAAACTGGATGAGGTGGGCCGGATCGCTGACCGCGTGACTGTGTTGCGCGATGGGGGCTACGTGACCACGAAGGACGCTGCCGACTTGAGCCAGCAGCAGATGGCGAACCTGATGGTAGGGCGCGAACTGGAAGATATGTTTCCGGCGCAGGTGCCGCCCCAGCCGCAGGAACGCCTGCGGGTGACGGGTCTGAGTGTGCCGGGCTGGTCGCGCGACCTGAGCTTCGGCGTGCGGGCGGGCGAGGTGCTGGGCTTTGCGGGCCTGGTGGGATCGGGGCGCACCGAAAGTTTTGAAGGACTGTTCGGGTTGCGGCCCCATACGGTGGTCAGCGTGCAGGTGGACGGCCAGCAGCGCCGCATTCGCAACCCGCGTGACGCCGCCCGCGCCGGGCTGGTGTACCTCTCGGAAGACCGCAAAGGCAAAGGCCTGCTGGTGGATTTTGCGCTGACACCCAACCTGACCTTGATGACGCTGGAGGTGTACGCGACGCCCCTGCTGGACGTACAGGCCGAGAAAACAGCGATGGTGCGGGCCGCGCAGGAACACCACATTCGCACCGGGCGGCTGGACGTGACCGCTTCGTCTCTGTCGGGCGGTAATCAGCAAAAGCTGGCGCTGGCCCGAATCTTGGAACGTCACCCCGACGTGATCGTGCTGGACGAACCCACACGCGGCGTGGACGTGGGCGCAAAACGCGAAATCTACCATCTGATTCACGGGCTGGCGGCGGCGGGCAAAGCCGTGATCGTCATCAGTTCCGAGTTGCCCGAACTGCTGGGCCTCTGTCACCGCCTGCTCGTCATGCATGAGGGCCGCCTCGTGGGCAACCTCAGCGGCGCGGCGCTTAACGAACAAGAAGTCATTCAGTACGTCACGGGCCTGAAAAAAGATGACCCCGCCCCCACTAACCAAGACCCACAGGAGCCGCCCCATGTCCACGCCTAG
- a CDS encoding ABC transporter permease, translated as MSTPSPTPNTSPLSSVAAPGPTLLARIGSLGPLLGLLALMLVATALNPDFLSVSNLTNILTRAAFTGIIAVGMTFVIISGGIDLSVGSLAALIAGAMILVMNALVPGLGAGWGTVLVGMGFALLLGALAGFLHGVIITRGRVEAFIVTLGTLGIFRATLTYLSQGGAISLDLGVSDRYSPVFYGSLLGVPIPILVFALVALLGGLILNRTRYGRYVQAIGSNEQVARYAAINVGGVKIATYVLLGVCVAVATTLYVPRLGSASPSTGLLWELEAIAAVIIGGTALKGGHGRIWGTVVGAVLLVTIENVLNLTNIISVYLNAAVQGVVIILVAFFQRGGRK; from the coding sequence ATGTCCACGCCTAGTCCGACCCCCAACACCTCGCCGCTCTCCTCAGTGGCGGCCCCCGGCCCGACCCTGCTGGCCCGGATCGGCAGCCTCGGCCCGCTGCTGGGGCTACTGGCGTTGATGCTGGTGGCCACCGCCCTCAACCCCGATTTCCTAAGCGTGTCCAACCTGACCAACATTCTGACACGGGCCGCTTTCACCGGCATCATCGCGGTGGGCATGACCTTCGTGATCATTTCGGGCGGCATCGACCTGTCGGTAGGGTCGTTGGCGGCGCTGATTGCTGGGGCCATGATTCTGGTCATGAACGCGCTGGTGCCGGGCCTCGGCGCGGGCTGGGGCACGGTGCTGGTGGGCATGGGCTTCGCGCTGCTGCTGGGCGCACTGGCCGGATTCCTGCACGGCGTCATCATCACGCGGGGCCGGGTCGAGGCGTTTATCGTGACGCTGGGCACGCTGGGCATTTTCCGAGCCACCCTGACCTACCTGTCTCAGGGCGGCGCGATCTCGCTGGATCTGGGCGTCAGCGACCGCTACAGCCCGGTGTTTTACGGCTCGCTGCTGGGCGTGCCGATTCCGATTCTGGTGTTCGCGCTGGTGGCCCTCCTGGGCGGTCTGATCCTCAACCGCACCCGCTATGGCCGCTACGTGCAGGCCATCGGCAGCAACGAGCAGGTGGCCCGTTACGCCGCCATCAATGTCGGCGGCGTCAAGATCGCCACCTATGTGCTGCTGGGGGTGTGCGTAGCGGTAGCCACCACCCTGTATGTGCCCCGCTTGGGCAGCGCCTCACCGTCCACAGGCCTCTTGTGGGAACTGGAAGCCATCGCCGCCGTCATCATTGGCGGAACGGCTCTCAAAGGTGGACATGGCCGCATCTGGGGCACGGTGGTAGGCGCGGTGTTGCTGGTCACCATCGAAAACGTCCTGAACCTCACTAACATTATCAGCGTGTACCTCAACGCCGCCGTCCAGGGCGTGGTCATTATCCTCGTCGCCTTCTTTCAGCGCGGAGGCCGCAAATGA
- a CDS encoding substrate-binding domain-containing protein: MTKFALRLTLLTAALTTTSAFAQTKQIIGVSIPSADHGWTAGVVYHANQAKAQLQKLYPTAQIIVKTAKDANEQANQIQDLYTINKITALVILPQESAPLTRPIANLKAKGVFITVVDRGLTDPKAQNAYVAGDNNGFGRVAGDYIAKQLGAAGGNVVVLRGITSVVDNQRNAAFQAAVTKNAKVKVLDSRYGNWNRDDAFKVMQDYLTRFPKIDAVWAADDDMAVGVLRAIQQAGRKDIKIVLGGAGMKEMVKRLMDGDKLITANVTYPPSMIADAMRLTVESRVKGTPLAASTIIPSVLITKANASKYYFPNSPF; the protein is encoded by the coding sequence ATGACCAAATTTGCCCTGCGCCTGACCCTGCTGACCGCCGCCCTGACCACCACGAGCGCTTTTGCCCAGACCAAACAGATTATCGGCGTGTCTATTCCCTCTGCCGATCACGGCTGGACAGCGGGCGTGGTCTATCACGCCAACCAGGCCAAAGCGCAGCTACAAAAGCTGTACCCCACGGCCCAGATTATCGTCAAGACGGCCAAAGATGCCAACGAGCAGGCCAATCAGATTCAGGATTTGTACACCATCAACAAAATTACGGCGCTGGTGATTTTGCCGCAGGAAAGCGCCCCGCTGACCCGCCCGATTGCCAACCTGAAGGCCAAGGGCGTGTTTATTACGGTGGTCGACCGGGGCCTGACCGATCCCAAAGCTCAGAATGCCTATGTGGCGGGCGATAACAACGGCTTTGGCCGGGTCGCCGGAGACTACATCGCCAAGCAACTCGGGGCCGCCGGGGGCAACGTGGTGGTGCTGCGCGGCATTACCTCGGTTGTCGACAACCAGCGCAACGCCGCGTTTCAGGCTGCCGTGACCAAAAATGCCAAGGTGAAGGTGCTCGATTCCCGTTACGGCAACTGGAACCGCGACGACGCCTTCAAAGTCATGCAGGACTACCTGACCCGGTTTCCCAAAATAGATGCAGTGTGGGCCGCCGACGACGATATGGCGGTGGGCGTGCTGCGGGCCATTCAGCAGGCTGGACGCAAAGACATCAAGATCGTGTTGGGCGGCGCGGGCATGAAAGAAATGGTCAAGCGCCTGATGGACGGCGACAAGCTGATTACCGCCAACGTGACCTACCCGCCCAGCATGATTGCCGACGCCATGCGCCTGACCGTGGAAAGCCGCGTGAAGGGCACGCCGCTGGCCGCCAGCACTATTATTCCCTCAGTGCTGATTACCAAGGCCAACGCCAGCAAGTACTACTTCCCCAATTCGCCGTTCTGA
- a CDS encoding sugar phosphate isomerase/epimerase, whose product MRPITLFTGQWADLPLSDLAPRVRGLGYDGLELACSGDHFNVQRALTEPQYVAEKREFLKDHGLTCAAISNHLVGQAVCDPIDERHRAILPAHVWGDGDPEGVWRRAAQEMSDTARAAALFGVPTVTGFTGSGIWHSAYAFPPTSQAYWDAGFEDFARRWTPILETFGAHGVNFALEVHPGEIAFDTVTARRALDAVNHHPRFGFNYDPSHLAYQGVDYVGFVRAFPERIFHVHLKDVWWGRGTGEVGVFGGHTTFGDARRMWDFRSLGRGDIRFQDVIAALGDIGYAGPLSVEWEDARMERWHGAGESLTFARALDFPASGQAFDAAFSAPASAKQEGQP is encoded by the coding sequence ATGCGCCCCATCACGCTTTTTACTGGACAGTGGGCTGACCTGCCCCTGTCTGACCTTGCCCCGCGAGTGCGGGGACTGGGCTACGACGGCCTCGAACTGGCCTGCTCCGGCGACCATTTTAATGTGCAGCGGGCGCTGACCGAGCCGCAGTACGTGGCCGAAAAACGCGAATTTTTGAAAGATCATGGCCTGACCTGCGCGGCCATCAGCAACCATCTGGTGGGGCAGGCAGTGTGCGACCCCATTGACGAACGCCACCGGGCGATTTTGCCCGCGCACGTGTGGGGCGACGGCGACCCGGAAGGCGTGTGGAGGCGGGCCGCGCAGGAAATGAGCGACACGGCGCGGGCGGCCGCCCTGTTCGGCGTGCCCACCGTCACGGGCTTTACCGGATCGGGCATCTGGCACAGCGCTTACGCCTTTCCGCCCACATCTCAGGCGTACTGGGACGCTGGATTTGAGGACTTCGCCCGCCGCTGGACGCCTATTTTGGAGACCTTCGGCGCACACGGCGTGAACTTTGCACTGGAGGTGCATCCGGGCGAAATCGCCTTCGATACGGTCACCGCCCGCCGCGCTCTGGACGCGGTGAACCACCATCCGCGCTTCGGTTTCAACTACGATCCCAGCCACCTTGCCTATCAGGGCGTAGATTACGTGGGCTTTGTGCGCGCTTTCCCCGAGCGCATTTTTCATGTGCATCTCAAAGATGTCTGGTGGGGACGCGGCACCGGAGAAGTGGGCGTGTTCGGCGGCCACACCACCTTTGGAGACGCCCGCCGGATGTGGGATTTCCGTTCGCTGGGCCGGGGCGATATCCGCTTTCAGGACGTGATCGCGGCGCTGGGCGACATCGGGTACGCTGGCCCGCTGAGCGTGGAGTGGGAAGACGCCCGCATGGAGCGCTGGCACGGGGCAGGGGAGAGCCTGACCTTTGCGCGCGCGCTGGATTTCCCGGCGTCTGGGCAGGCCTTTGACGCCGCCTTTTCAGCACCGGCCTCTGCCAAACAGGAGGGCCAGCCGTGA